A region of Dehalococcoidia bacterium DNA encodes the following proteins:
- a CDS encoding DUF5615 family PIN-like protein produces MRYLLDEHLSAASARICRLRFQLDAVCVEELGRKGRTDEEQLDYAAAEGRVIVTRDREDFTELTFAFAEDARPHAGVLLVPESIGQGDHFGIAASIARYEREHPDGMPAYMVDYVRGGRG; encoded by the coding sequence ATGCGCTATCTGCTGGACGAGCACCTCTCTGCCGCGAGCGCGAGGATCTGCCGCCTGCGCTTTCAACTCGATGCCGTCTGCGTCGAGGAACTGGGGCGCAAGGGCCGCACGGACGAGGAACAGCTCGACTACGCCGCGGCAGAGGGGCGGGTGATCGTCACGCGCGATCGGGAGGACTTCACCGAGTTGACCTTCGCCTTCGCGGAGGACGCTCGCCCTCACGCCGGGGTGCTGCTCGTCCCAGAATCCATAGGCCAAGGCGATCACTTTGGCATCGCCGCATCGATCGCGCGTTACGAGCGGGAGCATCCGGACGGCATGCCGGCGTACATGGTCGATTACGTCCGCGGCGGGCGCGGCTGA
- a CDS encoding transcriptional regulator yields MAKERALRRDDDDSSFAALAGGAQAADLDRLVHDRMRLGILSALAVNETLSFTDLRRLLRATDGNLSVHARRLEEADYIACTKSFDGRVPKTEFRLAPAGRRALERYLDHMEALIRAARGQQNPA; encoded by the coding sequence GTGGCTAAGGAACGCGCCCTCAGGCGTGATGACGACGATTCGAGCTTTGCGGCCCTGGCAGGCGGCGCCCAGGCCGCCGACCTCGATCGGCTTGTGCACGATCGCATGCGGCTGGGCATCCTCAGCGCCCTCGCCGTGAACGAGACGCTGAGCTTCACCGATCTGCGGCGCCTGCTGCGCGCCACGGACGGCAACCTCTCCGTGCACGCGCGCCGGCTGGAAGAGGCGGACTACATCGCCTGCACGAAGTCGTTCGACGGCCGCGTGCCGAAGACGGAGTTCCGGCTGGCCCCCGCCGGGCGCCGCGCCCTGGAGCGGTATCTGGATCACATGGAGGCGCTGATTCGTGCAGCACGAGGACAGCAGAACCCGGCGTGA
- a CDS encoding phosphotransferase translates to MRCEPSVNRERLIAVVRAEYQIPAEKLDFVPVGFDAACYVLHCAGGQRYFLKLWPELRLGQAAAHRRYGSLTLARALCDRGLLRRVPSPIPAQTGALWADLSEGPFALFPLLPGTAAPRRMPVALRDEFARTIAVIHRATPALADVLPPRETFAIPDEAGLNHRLAVVARIGSERRPGLRALRRLLLPREAEIRAQYARLRELQTTVRRSGGPFVLCHSDLGGDNMLVDEDGSLSVLDWDFASVAPPEFDLWSLLPHGFAQALAVYREAGGAGPLQLDRFAFCMLRRYLGDMLARLERLLDGGTAAASEEKDEELLRGMEAYGFVLWATLDATLSEIAAAL, encoded by the coding sequence ATGCGATGTGAACCGTCCGTTAACCGCGAACGCCTGATCGCAGTGGTTCGCGCGGAGTACCAGATTCCGGCCGAGAAGCTGGATTTCGTGCCGGTTGGTTTCGATGCGGCCTGCTACGTGCTGCACTGCGCCGGCGGCCAGCGATACTTCCTCAAGCTCTGGCCGGAACTGCGCCTCGGGCAGGCGGCAGCACATCGCCGGTACGGTTCGCTCACATTGGCACGCGCGCTGTGCGATCGCGGGCTCTTGCGACGAGTGCCCTCTCCCATCCCTGCACAAACGGGTGCGTTGTGGGCCGACCTCTCGGAAGGGCCGTTCGCCCTGTTTCCGCTCCTGCCCGGCACCGCGGCGCCACGCCGGATGCCCGTGGCGTTGCGCGACGAGTTCGCCCGCACGATCGCGGTCATTCATCGCGCCACCCCGGCGTTAGCGGACGTGCTGCCGCCGCGCGAAACGTTCGCCATCCCGGACGAAGCTGGCCTCAATCACCGCCTGGCCGTGGTGGCGCGCATCGGTTCGGAGCGGCGGCCGGGCCTGCGCGCCCTGCGGCGCCTGCTGCTGCCGCGCGAGGCCGAGATCCGCGCGCAGTACGCGCGGCTTCGCGAATTACAGACAACCGTGCGCCGATCGGGCGGCCCGTTCGTGCTCTGCCACTCCGACCTCGGCGGCGACAACATGCTCGTCGACGAAGACGGCAGCCTCAGTGTGCTCGACTGGGATTTCGCGAGCGTTGCGCCGCCCGAGTTCGACCTCTGGTCGCTGCTCCCCCACGGCTTCGCCCAGGCGCTTGCCGTCTACCGCGAGGCCGGCGGCGCCGGGCCGCTGCAGCTCGACCGCTTCGCCTTCTGTATGCTGCGTCGCTACCTGGGCGACATGCTGGCGCGGCTCGAAAGGTTGCTCGATGGAGGCACAGCGGCTGCGAGCGAAGAGAAGGACGAAGAGCTGCTCCGGGGCATGGAAGCCTACGGCTTCGTGCTCTGGGCCACCCTCGACGCCACCCTGTCGGAGATCGCCGCTGCGCTCTGA
- a CDS encoding HAMP domain-containing sensor histidine kinase gives MSAALVTGIFIGVLLALATLLVAVVRFLRSGPKQRTLPVRGWLGLGLLAILLSPVLATVGSAAVVHVLAQRELTDSQAFERVRPLVERGVARWTDPAWQAELQRRAATVGVDVELTDAAGNSVYRSSGDPLAPAGGADGRSITRAVLTFTVAAPGGGRNLVRLYSYPLPALKGETALASTLRSELSPLIILGALALALLLVAQAIRPAMLTPLHALSQASREIAAGNLDVSVPRSHVREVNEAAIAFTAMGAALRGSLVRQAELEQERRLFITAVAHDLRTPLFALRGYLEGLEQGIASTPEKAAQYIRVCQEKADALERLIADLFTYTRLEYLEQEPQRERLEFGAVVARAVDALRPRAEEKGVAQLLDGPGWPVRLDADAHLLGRALGNLLENAIRFTPPGGEVRLRWREGAGRLVFSVADTGPGIPPQDLPRLFDPLFRGESSRNRQTGGAGLGLTIAQRILTAHGGELTAANGAAGGAVFTGTLPLAEAGSRAVPPVATPAGA, from the coding sequence ATGAGCGCCGCGTTGGTCACCGGCATCTTCATCGGCGTGCTGCTGGCGCTCGCCACGCTGCTGGTGGCGGTCGTGCGCTTCCTGCGGTCGGGGCCGAAGCAGCGCACGCTGCCGGTGCGCGGCTGGCTCGGCCTCGGCCTGCTTGCGATCCTGCTCAGCCCCGTGCTTGCCACCGTCGGCTCCGCGGCGGTGGTGCACGTGCTGGCCCAGCGCGAGCTGACCGATTCGCAGGCGTTCGAGCGCGTGCGCCCGCTGGTGGAGCGCGGCGTGGCCCGCTGGACGGACCCGGCCTGGCAGGCCGAGCTGCAGCGGCGAGCGGCTACGGTAGGGGTCGACGTCGAGCTGACGGATGCGGCGGGCAACAGCGTCTACCGCAGCAGCGGCGACCCGCTCGCGCCCGCCGGCGGCGCGGACGGCCGCTCGATCACGCGGGCGGTGCTGACCTTCACCGTCGCCGCGCCGGGCGGCGGCCGCAACCTGGTGCGGCTCTATTCGTATCCGCTGCCGGCGCTGAAGGGCGAGACGGCCCTCGCCAGCACACTACGCAGCGAGCTCTCGCCGCTGATCATTCTCGGGGCGCTCGCCCTGGCGTTGCTGCTCGTGGCGCAGGCGATCCGGCCGGCGATGCTGACGCCGCTGCACGCGCTCAGCCAGGCGTCGCGCGAGATCGCCGCGGGCAACCTCGACGTCTCCGTGCCGCGATCGCACGTGCGCGAGGTGAACGAGGCAGCGATAGCGTTTACGGCGATGGGCGCGGCCCTGCGCGGCTCGCTCGTGCGGCAGGCGGAGCTGGAGCAGGAGCGGCGGCTGTTCATCACCGCCGTGGCGCACGACCTGCGCACGCCGCTCTTCGCCCTGCGCGGCTACCTCGAAGGACTGGAGCAGGGGATCGCGTCGACGCCGGAGAAGGCGGCGCAGTACATCCGTGTCTGCCAGGAGAAGGCCGACGCGCTGGAGCGGCTGATCGCGGACTTGTTCACCTACACGCGGCTGGAGTATCTGGAACAGGAGCCGCAGCGCGAGCGGCTGGAGTTCGGCGCCGTCGTCGCCCGCGCCGTGGACGCGCTGCGCCCGCGTGCCGAGGAGAAGGGCGTGGCGCAGTTGCTCGACGGCCCCGGCTGGCCGGTGCGACTCGACGCCGACGCCCACCTGCTGGGGCGGGCGCTGGGCAACCTGCTGGAGAACGCCATCCGCTTCACGCCGCCGGGCGGCGAGGTGCGCCTGCGCTGGCGCGAGGGCGCGGGCCGTCTGGTCTTCTCGGTGGCGGACACGGGGCCGGGCATCCCGCCGCAGGATCTGCCGCGCCTCTTCGACCCGCTCTTCCGCGGCGAATCCTCGCGCAACCGCCAAACGGGCGGCGCCGGGCTCGGCCTGACGATCGCGCAGCGCATCCTCACCGCGCACGGCGGCGAGTTGACCGCCGCCAACGGCGCCGCCGGCGGGGCCGTCTTCACCGGCACGCTGCCGCTTGCCGAGGCAGGATCGCGCGCCGTGCCGCCCGTCGCCACGCCGGCCGGCGCGTGA
- a CDS encoding response regulator transcription factor, whose translation MAQTTVMVVDDEPAITELLRDFFEADGFRVLSAQNGQDALDLLDRDAVDCLLLDVMMPGRSGFDVCRQIRERSDVPVLFLSARDQDVDKIRGLGLGDDYIVKSATPGEVVARVKTVLRRARRGLRPAAGATLDFGPLQIDLRAHEVRVGGQPVPFTAREFAVLCLLAEHPRQVFTRDQIFEHCWGEEYGDRHTVTVHIGRIREKIEPDPNRPRYIVTVWGVGYRFERPPAAPGGGERER comes from the coding sequence ATGGCACAGACGACGGTGATGGTGGTGGACGACGAGCCGGCGATCACGGAGCTGCTGCGCGATTTCTTCGAAGCCGACGGCTTCCGCGTGCTCTCGGCGCAGAACGGGCAAGACGCGCTCGACCTGCTGGACCGCGACGCGGTGGACTGCCTGCTGCTCGACGTGATGATGCCCGGCCGCTCCGGCTTCGACGTCTGCCGGCAGATCCGCGAGCGCTCCGACGTGCCGGTGCTCTTTCTCTCCGCCCGCGACCAGGACGTGGACAAGATCCGCGGCCTCGGTCTGGGCGACGACTACATCGTCAAGTCGGCGACGCCCGGTGAAGTGGTGGCACGGGTGAAGACGGTGCTGCGGAGGGCACGGCGCGGCCTGCGGCCGGCGGCTGGCGCGACGCTCGATTTTGGCCCGCTGCAGATCGACCTGCGTGCCCACGAGGTGCGGGTCGGCGGGCAGCCCGTGCCGTTCACGGCGCGCGAGTTTGCGGTCCTTTGCCTGCTGGCCGAGCACCCGCGCCAGGTCTTCACCCGCGACCAGATCTTCGAGCACTGCTGGGGCGAGGAGTACGGCGACCGCCACACCGTCACCGTCCACATCGGCCGCATCCGCGAGAAGATCGAGCCCGATCCGAACCGGCCGCGCTATATCGTCACCGTCTGGGGCGTCGGCTACCGTTTTGAGCGGCCGCCGGCGGCGCCAGGCGGTGGGGAGCGGGAGCGATGA
- a CDS encoding ABC transporter ATP-binding protein — MTRESIERVVGAVVAPSGPAETRPTAISVRGLTKRYGAVTALNGLDLEVPAGAVFGFLGPNGAGKTTALSILAGLSHPDGGEARICGHDVVADGMAVRRRIGFLRQDPRFYTWMTGREVLQFTGRFFDLTAAELDRQADELLALVDLSGAASRTMGTYSGGMRQRLGIAQALMGQPEVLLLDEPCSSLDPAGRLEVIQIMERLRGTITVFYSTHILQDVERVADAVAITARGRTVMQGTLRELLAGSRTTLLVEVEGDPVDLIAVLRRERSIQSVEWEQTGDTALQRLRLEVRDLAAARRAVPPIVVRSGLLFVGCRPEQRSLEEVFLDLTDGDSGDITRK; from the coding sequence ATGACACGCGAATCGATCGAGCGAGTTGTCGGCGCCGTCGTGGCGCCGAGCGGGCCGGCGGAAACCCGCCCCACGGCGATCAGCGTACGCGGCCTGACCAAGCGCTACGGCGCGGTCACGGCGCTGAACGGATTGGACCTTGAGGTGCCGGCCGGCGCCGTGTTCGGCTTCCTCGGCCCCAACGGCGCCGGCAAGACGACGGCGCTCAGCATTTTGGCCGGCCTCTCGCACCCCGACGGCGGCGAGGCGCGCATCTGCGGGCACGACGTGGTGGCCGACGGCATGGCCGTGCGGCGGCGGATCGGCTTCCTGCGCCAGGACCCGCGCTTCTACACCTGGATGACCGGGCGTGAGGTGCTGCAGTTCACCGGCCGCTTCTTCGACCTGACCGCGGCCGAGCTCGACCGCCAGGCGGACGAGCTGCTGGCGCTGGTCGATCTCTCCGGCGCGGCAAGCCGCACGATGGGCACCTACTCCGGCGGCATGCGCCAGCGGCTCGGCATCGCCCAGGCGCTGATGGGCCAGCCGGAGGTGCTGCTGCTCGACGAGCCCTGCTCCTCGCTCGACCCGGCCGGGCGGCTGGAGGTGATCCAGATCATGGAGCGGCTGCGCGGCACGATCACCGTCTTCTACTCCACGCACATCTTGCAGGACGTGGAGCGCGTGGCCGACGCGGTGGCGATCACGGCCCGCGGCCGCACGGTGATGCAGGGCACCCTGCGCGAGCTGCTCGCCGGCAGCCGCACGACGCTGCTGGTCGAAGTCGAGGGCGATCCGGTCGACCTGATCGCGGTGCTGCGGCGCGAGCGCTCGATCCAGAGCGTGGAGTGGGAGCAGACGGGCGACACGGCGTTGCAGCGCCTGCGCCTGGAGGTGCGCGACCTGGCCGCCGCCCGCCGCGCGGTGCCCCCGATCGTTGTGCGCAGCGGCCTGCTCTTCGTCGGCTGCCGGCCGGAGCAGCGCTCGCTGGAAGAGGTCTTCCTCGACCTGACCGACGGCGACAGCGGCGACATTACGAGGAAATAG
- a CDS encoding ABC transporter permease encodes MVSSDTPAAVLHRSPAGRPEKTAFLAGAQNIFRKEVLEWFRTRRFLVASLLTTLLLGVVPVGVFLHEGGLSHGRFVLAHGTYDNMMEAWIALSVTLGNYLMIALTMGMLVREEETGTAQWLFTKPVSRAGYGLAKYTANALVAILAAVVVPGLVFIGLTNLLFSNGIEHWGGAFGALGIASFHAAVVIGIILALSTLFRSQAPVAGIVIGLGFLPLVAAGAQSVRLIAWTIFGAPVWMGPAVAAPLARGTAVRSFEALVVWLLLTPLLVAFACWRLTRKQLQ; translated from the coding sequence ATGGTCTCCTCAGACACACCGGCAGCAGTCCTGCACCGCTCCCCGGCCGGACGGCCGGAGAAGACCGCGTTCCTGGCGGGCGCACAAAACATCTTCCGCAAGGAAGTGCTGGAGTGGTTTCGCACACGGCGCTTTCTCGTCGCCAGCCTGCTGACCACGCTGCTGCTGGGCGTCGTGCCGGTGGGCGTCTTCCTGCACGAGGGCGGCCTGAGCCACGGCCGTTTCGTCCTCGCGCACGGCACCTACGACAACATGATGGAGGCGTGGATCGCGCTCTCCGTTACGCTGGGCAACTACCTGATGATCGCGCTGACGATGGGCATGCTGGTGCGGGAAGAGGAGACGGGCACGGCGCAATGGCTGTTCACCAAACCGGTCTCACGCGCCGGCTACGGCCTGGCGAAGTACACCGCCAACGCGCTGGTCGCGATCCTCGCCGCGGTCGTTGTGCCCGGCCTGGTCTTCATCGGGCTGACGAACCTGCTGTTCAGCAACGGCATCGAGCACTGGGGCGGCGCCTTCGGGGCGCTGGGCATCGCCTCGTTCCATGCGGCGGTCGTGATCGGCATCATCCTGGCGCTGAGCACGCTGTTCCGCTCGCAGGCGCCGGTGGCGGGCATCGTGATCGGCCTCGGCTTTCTTCCCCTGGTCGCGGCGGGCGCCCAGTCGGTCCGGCTGATCGCCTGGACGATCTTCGGCGCCCCGGTCTGGATGGGGCCGGCCGTGGCGGCGCCGCTGGCGCGGGGAACGGCGGTCCGCAGCTTTGAGGCGCTGGTGGTCTGGCTGCTGCTGACACCGCTGCTCGTCGCCTTCGCCTGCTGGCGGCTGACGCGCAAGCAGTTGCAGTAG
- a CDS encoding insulinase family protein: MSGEILPFAATEATLANGLRVIVVPTGFPNLVSLQIPVQAGSRNEVEPGKSGFAHFFEHMMFRGTPRFSPEAYEALITRAGARQNAYTTDDYTNYHVTCAREDLATMLEIEADRFMHLDYAEPAFRTEARAILGEYNKSASNPLTKLFEVQREHAFRVHTYRHTTMGFLQDIEAMPEQFTYSRAFFARWYRPEYTSVIVAGDVDPRETLALVERHWGAWHGPAQDTPPPAIPREPAPSGPIAAHVPWPSPTLPWVTVAFHGPAFSESEPDWAALDTLLDLHFGETSELYHRLVEEEQIVDRLLPNLPSTQDPELAGVLARLKRPEDADWVRDAILHTIAAVRREPVAAARLQEAKSHNRYAFARSLDNSEAIAGTLARFVRFRRSYDTLNNLFRVYDALTPDDLLAAARRYFRDARLVQTTLSHEPLPEALAAAPPLDSFAGELTPPRQAASPLPTREGLTEGFREVADEPSPAGQSAAQSSEAFNAQPIPSDAGAGDAWLQQPSPLPVLRLKLLFAAGSVDDPPGREGLAELAAALIAEGGSRELRYEEITRALFPLAASFEAQVDKEQTVFSGVVHRDAAERFLEIALPQLLRPGLRESDFARVKETQRNALVQDLRGSNDEELGKERLQGNCFAGTPYAHPALGSVSGIDAITIEDARAFIAAHYTRAKLTAALAGDAPDPFITRLRADLKTLPSGTIQSSTSASPSPVIWRGGRGVRPRGLQVEIIDKDTRATAISFGHPIAVTRAHPDFAALWLARAWLGEHRASLGRLYQRLREARGLNYGDYAYVEAFPGGMYRLFPEPNVARRAQLFEIWIRPVEPQHAVFAFKLALYELRRLIENGLSEDEFAATRDYLMKNVFLMTRTQSQQLGYALDQRWHGLPAFTGWMRGQLHALSAAQVNTAVRRHLSAENLHAVFVAGNAAALRGQLLSAEPATIEYDAPKPPELLEEDRRAGGLPLNLTPEAVRITLVDAVFA; encoded by the coding sequence ATGAGCGGCGAGATTCTGCCCTTCGCGGCGACCGAGGCCACGCTCGCCAACGGCCTGCGCGTGATCGTCGTGCCCACCGGCTTCCCCAACCTGGTCTCGCTGCAGATTCCCGTGCAGGCCGGCTCGCGCAACGAGGTCGAGCCGGGCAAGTCCGGCTTCGCGCACTTCTTCGAGCACATGATGTTTCGCGGCACGCCGCGCTTCTCGCCCGAAGCCTATGAAGCGCTGATCACGCGCGCCGGCGCCCGCCAGAACGCCTACACCACCGACGACTACACCAACTACCACGTCACCTGCGCCCGCGAAGACCTCGCCACGATGCTGGAGATCGAAGCCGACCGCTTCATGCACCTCGACTACGCAGAGCCGGCGTTTCGTACCGAGGCCCGCGCGATCTTAGGTGAGTACAACAAGAGCGCCTCCAACCCGCTGACCAAGCTGTTTGAGGTCCAGCGCGAGCACGCCTTCCGCGTCCACACCTACCGGCACACGACGATGGGCTTCCTCCAGGACATCGAGGCGATGCCCGAGCAGTTCACTTACTCGCGCGCGTTCTTCGCCCGCTGGTACCGGCCCGAGTACACCAGCGTGATCGTCGCCGGCGACGTGGATCCGCGCGAGACGCTGGCGCTGGTGGAGCGGCACTGGGGCGCCTGGCACGGCCCCGCGCAGGACACGCCGCCGCCCGCGATTCCACGGGAGCCGGCGCCGAGCGGCCCGATCGCGGCGCACGTGCCCTGGCCGTCGCCGACGCTGCCCTGGGTCACCGTCGCCTTCCACGGCCCCGCCTTCTCCGAAAGCGAGCCGGACTGGGCGGCGCTGGACACGCTGCTCGACCTGCACTTCGGCGAAACCTCGGAGCTGTACCACCGGCTGGTCGAAGAGGAGCAGATCGTCGATCGCCTGCTGCCCAATCTGCCCAGCACGCAGGACCCGGAGCTGGCCGGCGTGCTGGCAAGGCTGAAACGGCCGGAAGACGCGGACTGGGTGCGCGACGCGATCCTGCACACCATCGCCGCCGTGCGCCGCGAGCCCGTCGCCGCCGCGCGGCTGCAGGAGGCGAAGTCGCACAACCGCTACGCCTTCGCCCGCTCGCTCGACAACTCGGAGGCGATCGCCGGCACGCTGGCGCGCTTCGTGCGCTTCCGCCGCAGCTACGACACGCTCAATAACCTCTTCCGCGTCTACGACGCGCTCACGCCCGACGACCTGCTCGCCGCCGCGCGGCGCTACTTCCGCGACGCCCGCCTCGTGCAGACCACGCTCTCGCATGAGCCGCTGCCGGAGGCGCTGGCCGCGGCGCCGCCGCTGGACTCCTTCGCCGGAGAGCTAACTCCGCCGCGGCAGGCCGCGTCTCCCTTGCCGACGCGGGAAGGGCTGACCGAAGGTTTCCGGGAGGTCGCAGATGAGCCCTCCCCTGCGGGCCAGAGCGCGGCGCAATCATCGGAGGCGTTCAACGCACAGCCGATCCCCAGCGATGCAGGGGCAGGCGACGCCTGGCTTCAGCAGCCCTCGCCGCTGCCGGTGCTGCGGCTGAAGCTGCTGTTCGCCGCCGGCTCGGTGGACGATCCGCCGGGCAGGGAGGGGCTGGCGGAGCTTGCCGCCGCGCTGATCGCCGAGGGCGGCAGCCGCGAGCTGCGCTACGAGGAGATCACGCGCGCCCTCTTCCCGCTGGCGGCCAGCTTCGAGGCGCAGGTGGACAAAGAGCAGACGGTGTTCAGCGGCGTCGTGCACCGCGACGCGGCCGAGCGCTTTCTTGAGATCGCCCTGCCGCAACTGCTGCGTCCCGGCCTGCGCGAAAGCGACTTCGCCCGGGTCAAGGAGACGCAGCGCAACGCCCTCGTCCAGGACCTGCGCGGCAGCAACGACGAGGAGCTGGGCAAAGAACGGCTGCAGGGCAACTGCTTCGCCGGCACGCCGTACGCCCACCCCGCGCTGGGCAGCGTCTCCGGCATCGACGCGATCACGATCGAGGACGCGCGCGCCTTCATCGCCGCGCACTACACGCGGGCCAAGCTCACCGCCGCCCTCGCCGGCGACGCCCCAGACCCGTTCATCACCCGCCTCCGCGCCGACCTGAAAACATTGCCGTCTGGCACAATCCAATCCTCTACCTCGGCCTCCCCCTCTCCAGTCATCTGGAGAGGGGGCCGGGGGGTGAGGCCCCGGGGCCTCCAGGTCGAGATCATCGACAAGGACACGCGCGCCACCGCGATCTCCTTCGGCCACCCGATCGCGGTCACGCGGGCGCACCCCGACTTCGCCGCGCTGTGGCTGGCGCGCGCCTGGCTGGGCGAGCACCGCGCCTCGCTCGGCCGGCTCTACCAGCGGCTGCGCGAGGCCCGCGGCCTCAACTACGGCGACTACGCCTACGTCGAGGCCTTTCCCGGCGGCATGTACCGGCTCTTCCCCGAGCCGAACGTCGCCCGCCGCGCCCAGCTCTTCGAGATCTGGATCCGGCCGGTCGAGCCACAGCACGCCGTCTTCGCGTTCAAGCTGGCGCTGTACGAGCTGCGCCGCCTGATCGAGAACGGCCTCTCCGAAGACGAGTTCGCCGCCACGCGCGACTACCTGATGAAGAACGTCTTCCTGATGACGCGCACGCAGAGCCAGCAACTCGGCTACGCGCTGGACCAGCGCTGGCACGGCCTGCCCGCGTTCACGGGCTGGATGCGCGGACAGCTTCACGCCCTCTCGGCCGCGCAGGTGAACACCGCCGTGCGCCGCCATCTCTCCGCCGAGAACCTGCACGCCGTCTTCGTGGCCGGCAACGCCGCCGCCCTGCGCGGGCAACTGCTCTCCGCCGAGCCGGCGACGATCGAATACGACGCGCCTAAGCCGCCGGAACTGCTGGAGGAAGATCGCCGCGCCGGCGGCCTGCCGCTGAACCTCACGCCGGAGGCCGTCCGCATCACGCTGGTGGACGCCGTGTTCGCCTGA
- the greA gene encoding transcription elongation factor GreA, with translation MAEDRVALTRDGLAKLQEELEYLRNVRRPQMAASLEQARESNLSTEDEPGFEFAKEEQAQVEKRILLLEDTVARAEIIDPAAAKRTGTVQLGSTVVVKPEDGPEQTYQIVGSIEEVDVIRGRISDGSPVGKALLGRRAGDLVEVAAPNGNRRLTIVSLT, from the coding sequence GTGGCCGAAGATCGAGTCGCTCTCACCCGCGATGGGTTGGCGAAACTGCAGGAAGAGCTGGAGTACCTGCGCAACGTGCGCCGGCCGCAGATGGCCGCCTCGTTGGAGCAGGCGCGCGAGAGCAATCTCAGCACCGAAGACGAGCCGGGCTTCGAGTTCGCCAAGGAAGAGCAGGCGCAGGTCGAAAAGCGCATTCTATTGCTTGAAGACACGGTGGCCCGCGCCGAGATCATCGATCCGGCCGCGGCGAAGCGCACCGGCACCGTGCAGCTCGGCAGCACTGTCGTCGTCAAACCGGAGGACGGGCCGGAGCAGACCTACCAGATCGTCGGCTCGATCGAAGAGGTGGACGTGATCCGCGGCAGGATCAGCGACGGCTCGCCCGTGGGCAAGGCGCTGCTGGGCCGCCGCGCCGGCGATCTGGTGGAAGTGGCCGCGCCCAACGGCAACCGGCGGCTCACGATCGTCTCGCTCACCTGA
- a CDS encoding TIGR03618 family F420-dependent PPOX class oxidoreductase yields the protein MPDAAGREAFLAQHRFCVLGTLRKDGRARLSPMAYLYEDGKIIISTTRTRGGGRTAKADPRVTVCIINLENRGEYLTVYGQAEVYEDEAMTLRLFEMFRRKKLEGAEREQAREEIHRDGRVILRITPQEFYPR from the coding sequence ATGCCAGACGCCGCCGGGCGCGAAGCGTTCCTCGCGCAACACCGCTTCTGTGTGCTGGGCACGCTGCGCAAGGACGGCCGCGCCCGGCTCTCGCCGATGGCCTATCTCTACGAAGACGGCAAGATCATTATCTCCACCACGCGCACACGCGGCGGCGGCCGCACGGCGAAGGCCGACCCGCGCGTCACCGTCTGCATCATCAATTTGGAAAACCGGGGCGAATACCTCACCGTCTACGGCCAGGCCGAGGTCTACGAAGACGAGGCGATGACGCTGCGCCTGTTCGAGATGTTCCGCCGCAAGAAGCTGGAGGGCGCCGAGCGGGAGCAGGCGCGCGAGGAGATTCACCGCGACGGCCGCGTGATCCTGCGCATCACGCCGCAGGAGTTCTATCCGCGCTGA
- a CDS encoding Uma2 family endonuclease, which translates to MANAPAQRLLTVDDLLALPDDGEHEYELVCGKLVPMPPPNWRSSVVAMNAAIEIGSFVKLHKLGFCFGADGGFVLEHDPDTVRIPDCAFVRAERIEREAPERGIWPGAPDLAVEVLSPSNRFTEMAEKVEDYLRSGVRLVWVIDPEARVAFIYAPNRPVMRVAESGVLSGEDVIPGFTLNLAEIWA; encoded by the coding sequence ATGGCGAACGCCCCGGCTCAACGGCTCCTGACCGTCGACGATCTGCTGGCGCTGCCGGATGACGGCGAGCACGAATACGAGCTCGTGTGCGGAAAGCTGGTGCCGATGCCCCCACCCAACTGGCGATCCTCGGTCGTGGCAATGAACGCTGCAATTGAGATCGGCTCCTTCGTTAAGCTACACAAGCTGGGATTTTGCTTCGGAGCCGACGGCGGCTTCGTCCTGGAGCACGATCCGGATACCGTGCGCATTCCCGATTGCGCTTTTGTTCGGGCAGAGCGGATCGAGCGCGAGGCGCCGGAGCGAGGCATCTGGCCCGGTGCGCCGGACCTAGCGGTCGAGGTGCTCTCGCCCAGCAACCGTTTCACCGAGATGGCCGAGAAGGTCGAAGACTACCTGCGCTCAGGCGTGCGCCTTGTCTGGGTGATCGACCCGGAGGCTCGGGTGGCCTTCATCTACGCGCCGAACCGGCCGGTCATGCGCGTCGCCGAGAGCGGCGTCCTCTCCGGCGAAGACGTCATCCCCGGCTTCACTCTGAACCTGGCCGAGATCTGGGCATGA